The genomic stretch CACTGGAATGAAAAAGGGCACGAGCTTGCAGCAGAAGTTTTAAAACAATATTTATTAAGTAAAGGATTTGAATAAAAAAATAGAAAATGGCAAAAAACAAAACATTAATAGGAGAATTTTGGAACTTTTTAAAAGTAAGAAAAGCTTGGTGGCTTACACCAATCATAATAATGATAGTTCTTGTGGGAGTCTTAATTATATTTAGCCAAAGCAGTGCATTATCACCATTTATTTATGCATTATTTTAAAAAACTAATTAAGTTAACTAAAAATAACAAGAAACTTTTAAAAAACAAACTTAGAAATTATTTTTTTAGCTTGTTCCCTTTTCTTTTGATGCGCTTCTAAAAATGTTGAAAGTTTTTCAATAAGAATCTTTTTTAACTCACCGCTCAAAAGTTTACCTGATTTGTAATCATCATAAATTTGCTTAAGTTTGCAATCATCTTCTTCAAAGAATGTCAAGTATTGATATGAAACATCAACATCAGGATTCCCCCCAAGTTTTCTATGTTCTTCTAAAGTTTCTCTACCACCAGAAAATGCATGTTTGTTAATTTTCTTTTTAACAATTTTTGGTTCATCAGTTAATGCAATAAATGAATGAGGATCTGATGCAGACATTTTTCCACCACTAAGACCAGGCATAAAAGTATGATATGTAGAACAAAGCGAATCAAATTTATGATTTTTGTTATTTGCAGTAAAACGTTTTGCCATATCTCTTGCAATCCTTAAATGAGGATCTTGATCTGATCCAACAGGAACAATAACTGGTATTGCGGATTCAAATTCAGGAAGTTGAGGATGCAACATATCTGCTGCTTGTAACAGTGAAGAAGTAATTTTTCCAGGAGTAAGATCCCCATAAACTGCTTTGAATTCATTAAAAGTTGCGTGACGTCCAAGTTGATTTTGTAACCGGTAATACGCAGATGCTTTTTTTCCATCTTTTGAACGATCACTTTGAAAATAAATTTCACAATTTTCTGGTTTTAACCCTAATGCAATATAATTCGTAATATATTCTTCAATTGCTATTTCTCTACTTTGTTCTAATGATTGTTGACGCTGATGATACGCCTCAACATCTGCAACAGTTATGTATAATTTTGCGCCCAAACTTTGATAAAACAACATTTGTTTTGCGACCATCATGTGCCCAAGATGAAATTTTCCGGTAGGCATAAGACCCGTCATCATTACAAAAGGTTTTTTTTCTTTAATTCTAGTTAAAATTTTATCAAAATCCCTGTGAGCAAAAATAAATTTTCGCCTGAATAAAATATTGTTTAGAAAAAAATCAGGAAGTTGCTTTATTGGTTTAAGACCAAATTGAACTATTAATTTATCATAATCAATATCCCCTTTAACTTCCCAAGGATTAACTGTGAAATCTTTTACCATGGGCCCTAATAAGAATAGGTTGTTTATAAAATTATTCCTGAAATGAGAATATTTCTTTTATGGTTAACAGTGCTTTTTCTCTAGAAGCAGGAAAAGATGCAATAGAAATCTTTAAATGAAAACAGTCTCCCGAATCAGTAATATTAAATTTACGTTTCTCTAACCAAGATGATTTATCAAACCTAATATAAAAAAATAAATTTTCATCCAATCTTGATTCTGCTTGATTAACTAATATTTTTTTTTGAAGACTCGTAAGCGCATTTTGTAAAAAAACAATAAAACTTTTGACATTGCGTTGTCGTTTAAGTAAAATAGAAAAAATTCTAATTTCAGAATCATCACATCCTGTTGCGAGTTGTTTATTTAGCACAATTTTTTCTTTACCAAGATCAAGAGGAACTAATTCAATTAATGATTGTGCAATTTCTGCATGAGATTCTCCATCTTTTGAAAATACAGTTAATTTAATGTTATGAATTATTTTAGAAGGTTTATTCGCAGAATTATCTGCAGCATAATTCACATCAGCAGAATTTGAATTTACGGCAGTTGAAATAGTAGAATCAATACTGCAATTGTTTGTTAGTTTAACATTATTATTATTTGTTTTTATTTGAATCACACCAGGGGTATTTATGCAAATTTTATGTAAATTTATTTAAATTTATTATTTATACAAGTTATAAAAATAAAATGATTTAAATAATTAATTAAAAAATAGTCCACATATGAAACATTCATTTAAAACTACAATAATACTAGTCATCGTCTTTTTTATTGCTCAGCTTATAGGCCTCGGAGTAGTTAGCCAATATATGACTGACAAAGTTATCGATCCTGCCACAGGAGAGGTCATTAATGTTTCTTATGAAGCACTACCATTTGACATGGAACGGCCAGAAGTTGAAGAATCATTCTCAGTATTTTACATAATAGGCGCAGTTATTGCTGCAACAGTTTTGATTTTACTCATAATCAAATTTAAAACAAAACGATTGTGGAAGATTTGGTTTTTATTATCAGTTATAATTTGTTTAAGTGTCGCATTTGGATCCGTTATGAATCAATATGTTGCATTTGGACTCGCACTTATTTTAGGACTCTATAAAATATTTAGGCCTAACTTTATTATTCACAATTTAACCGAAGTTTTTATTTATGGAGGCCTTGCTGCAGTGTTCGTACCTATAATGAATTTATTTGCAGCTCTTGCTTTATTAGTATTGATTTCAATATATGATGCTTACGCAGTTTGGCAAAGTAAACACATGATAAAAATGGCCAAATTCCAAACAGAATCAAATATATTTGCAGGATTATCCATCCCATATGAAATGAATTGGAAAAGTTTATGGCAAAAACAAACTACCCAAAAAAAGTCATTATCCTCAAAGAATCATAAAACTAAAAAAACCTCAAAAGTTGTAGCTACAAAACACGTAAAAGTAGCAGACGATAAAAACTCTAAAAAAGTTCCAAGTGCAATTCTTGGCGGAGGAGATATAGGATTCCCACTAATATTTGCAGGAGTTTTGATGAAACAGTTCACATTTTTTCAAGTTTTATTTGTACCAGTAATTTGC from Candidatus Woesearchaeota archaeon encodes the following:
- the trpS gene encoding tryptophan--tRNA ligase, with the protein product MVKDFTVNPWEVKGDIDYDKLIVQFGLKPIKQLPDFFLNNILFRRKFIFAHRDFDKILTRIKEKKPFVMMTGLMPTGKFHLGHMMVAKQMLFYQSLGAKLYITVADVEAYHQRQQSLEQSREIAIEEYITNYIALGLKPENCEIYFQSDRSKDGKKASAYYRLQNQLGRHATFNEFKAVYGDLTPGKITSSLLQAADMLHPQLPEFESAIPVIVPVGSDQDPHLRIARDMAKRFTANNKNHKFDSLCSTYHTFMPGLSGGKMSASDPHSFIALTDEPKIVKKKINKHAFSGGRETLEEHRKLGGNPDVDVSYQYLTFFEEDDCKLKQIYDDYKSGKLLSGELKKILIEKLSTFLEAHQKKREQAKKIISKFVF